The following are encoded together in the Bos indicus isolate NIAB-ARS_2022 breed Sahiwal x Tharparkar chromosome 29, NIAB-ARS_B.indTharparkar_mat_pri_1.0, whole genome shotgun sequence genome:
- the LOC109554263 gene encoding olfactory receptor 8B3-like: MAPGNGSFVTAFILVGLTDQLDLQVPLFFLFLLMYMVTVIGNLSLIILIGIHSHLHTPMYFFLLNLSFTDLCYSSVFTPKMLIDFLSKENIISYMGCMTQFYFFCFFVVSECYVLTSMSYDRYVAICKPLLYNTAMSPKVCFSLMLGSYLMAFSGAMAHTGCMLRLTFCDANTINHYFCDIHPLLQLSCTSTYVTELVVFIMACINIIVPSLTIFVSYGLILSSILHIKSTEGRSRAFGTCSSHIIAVSLFFGSGAFVYLKSSSTGSLDEGKISSVFYTNVVPMMNPLIYSLRNKDVKSALRKTLRRRKY, translated from the coding sequence ATGGCTCCTGGGAATGGGTCTTTCGTGACTGCATTCATCCTGGTGGGGTTAACAGATCAACTGGATCTCCAAGTTCCcttgtttttcctgtttctatTAATGTATATGGTCACTGTGATAGGAAATTTGAGCCTGATAATCTTAATTGGGATACATTCACATCtacacacccccatgtactttttcctcctTAACTTGTCCTTCACAGACCTCTGTTACTCTTCAGTATTTACACCCAAAATGCTGATAGATTTCTTATCGAAGGAGAATATTATCTCTTACATGGGGTGCATGACTCAGTTCtacttcttctgtttttttgttgtttctgaatGCTATGTGCTGACATCAAtgtcctatgaccgctatgtggccatctgtaagccaTTATTATATAATACTGCCATGTCCCCTAAAGTGTGTTTCAGCCTTATGCTTGGTTCCTACTTGATGGCATTTTCTGGTGCCATGGCTCACACTGGATGCATGCTGAGACTGACCTTCTGTGATGCAAACACCATCAACCATTATTTCTGTGACATCCACCCTCTGCTTCAGCTCTCCTGCACAAGTACCTATGTCACTGAGCTGGTAGTTTTCATCATGGCGTGCATCAACATCATTGTGCCCAGTCtcaccatctttgtctcttatgGTCTCATCCTGTCCAGCATCCTCCACATCAAGTCCACGGAGGGCAGGTCCAGAGCCTTCGGCACCTGCAGTTCCCACATCATTGCTGTTTCTCTGTTCTTTGGATCTGGGGCATTTGTGTATCTCAAATCATCTTCTACTGGATCTTTGGATGAGGGAAAAATCTCTTCTGTCTTTTATACCAATGTGGTTCCCATGATGAACCCCTTAATTTACAGTCTGAGGAACAAAGATGTTAAAAGTGCTCTGAGAAAAACCCTGAGGAGAAGAAAGTATTGA
- the OR10S1 gene encoding olfactory receptor 10S1 encodes MIRETEDPNQTVVDFFFLEGLMYTAEHPSLFFLLFLLIYSITVTGNLLILITVGSDPHLCSPMYHFLAHLSFLDACLSTVTVPKVMAGLLTPDGKVISFEGCAIQLYCFHFLASTECFLYTVMAYDRYLAICRPLHYSVAMNRRMCAGLAGITWTMGVVHSALHTCLTFRLLYCGPRHIAYFFCDIPPVLKLACADTTVNELVMLANIGIVAAGCLILIVISYVFITAAVLRIRTAEGRKRTFSTCTSHLTVVLLYYMPPVCIYLQPRSSGAGVGAPAVFYTIVTPMLNPFIYTLRNTEVKQALRRLLGQGSRDSPAGSLLR; translated from the coding sequence ATGATCAGGGAGACAGAAGACCCCAACCAGACCGTGGTGGACTTCTTCTTCTTGGAGGGTCTGATGTACACAGCTGAACATCCTAGCCTCTTCTTTCTGCTCTTCCTCCTCATCTATAGCATCACCGTGACTGGGAATCTCCTCATTCTCATCACCGTGGGCTCTGACCCTCACCTCTGCTCCCCCATGTACCACTTCCTGGCGCACCTCTCCTTCCTAGATGCATGTCTGTCTACAGTGACAGTGCCCAAGGTCATGGCAGGCCTCCTCACTCCGGATGGAAAGGTGATCTCCTTTGAGGGCTGTGCTATCCAGCTTTACTGCTTCCACTTCCTGGCCAGCACCGAGTGCTTCCTGTACACGGTCATGGCCTACGACCGCTACCTGGCTATCTGCCGACCCCTGCACTACTCGGTGGCCATGAACAGGCGGATGTGCGCAGGGCTGGCTGGGATCACTTGGACCATGGGTGTGGTGCACTCCGCACTCCATACCTGCCTCACCTTCCGCTTGCTCTACTGTGGGCCTCGTCACATCGCCTACTTCTTCTGTGATATCCCGCCAGTGCTGAAGCTGGCCTGTGCAGACACCACCGTCAATGAGCTTGTCATGCTTGCCAACATTGGCATTGTGGCTGCAGGTTGCCTCATACTCATCGTCATCTCCTACGTCTTCATCACCGCAGCGGTGTTGCGCATCCGCACAGCGGAAGGCAGGAAGCGCACCTTCTCCACTTGCACCTCCCACCTCACGGTGGTGCTCCTGTACTACATGCCCCCGGTCTGCATCTACCTGCAGCCTCGCTCCAGTGGGGCAGGCGTTGGGGCCCCTGCCGTCTTCTACACCATAGTCACTCCCATGCTCAACCCTTTCATTTACACCCTGCGGAACACAGAGGTGAAGCAGGCTCTGCGAAGACTTCTGGGCCAAGGCTCCAGAGACTCTCCAGCAGGCAGCCTGCTCCGCTAA